Within the Rosa rugosa chromosome 2, drRosRugo1.1, whole genome shotgun sequence genome, the region AAATCTGAACATAGAAGAACTAAAAGCAAAGCAGCTAGTTAGTCCAGAACCCTCCACACTAAGAACTTGTGAACTTGGTCACAGCCTTTGTACCCTCAGAAACAGCGTGCTTGGCCAATTCACCGGGAAGTACAAGCCTCACAGCGGTCTGGATCTCCCGAGAAGTAATCGTCGGCTTCTTGTTGTACCTCGCAAGCCTCGACGACTCCTGAGCGAGCTTCTCGAAGATATCGTTGATGAAGCTGTTCATGATTCCCATGGCCTTGCTGGAGATCCCGATGTCAGGGTGGACCTGCTTGAGGACCTTGAAGATGTAGATCTTGTAGGTCTCTACGCTCTTCttgttcctcttcttcttcttgtctcCGGCGGCGGCTCCGGCCTCCTTGGGGAGCTTCTTGCCGGCCTTGGGCTTCTTCTCTGCCGGGGCCTTCTCGGCGACGGTGGACTTCTTCTCCTCTGCCGGCTTCTTCTCGGCGGGCTTCTTCTCTGCCTTGGGCGCCATTTGgggttggagagagagagagttagggTTCGAGAATTTGGGAAATtgagaaagtagagagagattgGGAGCGAGAGGGGTTGTGTGGGATTTGGAGATGTGGGGTGGTTTTAATATATAAGGGAGAGAGATCGATTCTTATTGGCTAAGAGAGGACTCGCGGGGATCGATGATTTGGCGTAGGGATCGGCCGTAAAATTAGTTTTGGGAAACGGCTTGCATCGACGGTTTAAAGAGAGTTTTGTCACGGATCGGTGACTTGGCTTGTGGACCTGGATGGTGGTTTTCCTCAAATGTTATcgacattttcttttcttttggaaagaACATAAAGCATCGacttattataaaaataaacaTAAAGCATTGACCTTGTTTTTATCTCTAGACATCATATTTGAACTTTTGAAGTGAATTATACAGATGACATGGTCGAACTTATtgaatcaatttatttttttaaataatcaaCAGCGTTTGAGCCATATaaaacgaaatttttttaaaaagaaaataactatTAAAGATTAAAACTTTTGGGCAACCATGTCAAACAACAAAGCAAAAGTAGCCTTAGTAGGAACTCTATTGGTCCAAGTTGTATCATGACCTAGAGTGGCTATTGCATCAGTCACAAAGTCTGCTTCTCTTAAAACATGCTTGAATGAGATAGAATCAAACTGTGCAGCCAATTACCTTCGCATGTCTTCGATTATCTTGAAAAGTCTTGGGTGGTCTGAGGATTCCACAAACAGCATTAATGACGAGCTTAGAATCACCTTCGACTTCGATTTTCATGAAGCCTCGCTCTAAagctgttggatcataattcatatacatatttgtgccctaaaacatggaaattacttgttctaaagtccaatttaatattgactaatccaattccatgttttgtagaaaatcttgacaagaggagaaaaaagtgaaattctGTCAAATTTTCCGTGCACCACCACTTTTAGCGGCACAAGAGGCGTCGCACCACCACTCACGGTGATGCCATGTATTTTCAGGCCACATTCATGGAGGAGCAAGGAGGATGAGTACCATAGCATCTATTCCATTACATCCATTCACCATCATTCTATCttaaccaaatttcaaaatctcTTGGTTCCAATTGGAGGATGATAGACCTTGAAGCAGTAGATGAGAGATGAAGACAAGCAGAGGAAAGGGCAGAAGCGTATCGGCAAAGAGTGACCAAAGCTTACAATAGAACAGTCAAAGAGAGAAGCTTCAAAGAAGGGGATTTAGTCCTTAGAACCGTTGACTGGGTAAGAAGACAGATGCATGGCCCTTCTAAGTTCGCAACTTAGTGGGAAGGACCATTTGTCGTTAAGGCCAGGAGTCTCACAGCAGTGGTTATTACCGTCTTGTTCATGCTAACAGCGGTGAGCTGACTGATCCCATCAATGGCAAATGGCTCAAGCCTTACCACTGTTAGACCTTAATACATGAAGGTCCCTATCTTATCATTTAGTTTCCTTTCCAATAAAAATACCTCTATCAATCTCTGTAGTCACTTGCAAATACACATCTTCTATTTTATTATTCAGAAGCTTTTGTATGGTACATCACCATGATGATGCCTAAATCTGTACCAAGAAGTTTGCAATGTGAAATGAAAAGGTGTTTCCAAATAAAATCACCATTGTCTTGCTCCATTTACTAAATCATCAGTATAAATCAAGATGCTTTAACTGAAGATTTCATGAATCTATACAAGGGGGCTagagtgaaaaaagaaaaaagcaaaaaaaaagaaagaggcgATCACAGTTTGAAATCCCAGCAGCAAGATTCAATAATACAATTCCGGCAGTAAGCAAAATACTATTCGAAATTTAGCCCCCAACCttcctagaaaaaaaaaaaaaaaagagagagagacaagcaAGACAAGAACAACTTCGACAATAGATAAAGATAAGCATTCATACATGTTGCTGCATTCAAAGTTTAGGCCTACTAAACAAGCTTCCATATACAAGCGCGCAATTAAAGCAAAAGTTGCATTGCACTCATGCTACAAAGCAGTATGAACCCTAGTACAAATAATGAAATAAGCAACCGTCGACCTTCCAAGAAGACTCCAGTACGCACTCCATAGCAGGCATAGGAACATCGTGCAAACTGGAATTCAAATCATCCTGAGCCTTGCGCAATTCTCCCTCAAGACGTGCAAGCTCCTTCTTGGTTTGTAAAACCATCTCCTGCAGACCACGAATTTAAACACACTGGTTCTCCGATCCTTCAGGCCTCATCATATAACCAAAGAAGTGTTCTACACCTTGTTTTAAGGAATCCAACAGGAAGCCAACATTAAAACCTGCCCCCATGAAATCACGGCAAGCATCTGATCTCCAAATAAGGAACACTTGTCCATCTTTTATCTGACAAACTTCCATGTTGTACAACATCATGCCAAGTTCCTTAATCAACTCGCACTTCTTTCTTGAAGTATAGTCTCGATCAATTAAGTTAAAGATATCTCCCCCACTATATTTCTCAGCAAATCTAACCAAAGGACCCGCTAACTCTAAAGGAATTTTCACGCCCGCAAAATCAGCAGTGTCTCCATTCAATGCTGGAGTAACGTCAGCCATGCTTAAAGCGGACTCCTCTTTAGAAGCAAATTGAATCATGAAGTTGTTCATACGGGTCGCCCACTCACTAGTTAACCCTTTAGCAGGCAAGCTTGGGTCGAGGCCTTGAGCCTCAATGATACTCATCTTATCAACCTCTGGAGCATGCTTATCGGACTCAACCAATAAAGCATGTACCGTTGTGTCATGACCAACCCCGTCATTACCATCACCGACATCCGAGGGATGATTATGCTCCTACAAAAAAAGAGGGAGGAAAtcattagaaaagaaaaatatgtgATCCTGTGAAATATTACATGCTTTTCACATTTCGCATTATCAAAGGGGCAAAACTCACTATCATATAACGCAGCAGTACCAAGTGCAGTATTACCACAAACTATGATGGCTGGGAAAGCATAAAGTCAGTACACATAAATACTTCAACGACATGCTGCATTatcgtaaatatatatatatatatatatatatatatatatatatatatatatatatatatatatatatgtctgcGATGCTCAAACACACTTTGCAAGCAAGACCAAGAAATCAAAACAGACGCATGAGTAATGCAACATACCTCAAGAGAAGAAAGTGATTCCCTAATCTGTTACTCCAAGCAAATAACCATAATCATAGCAAAAGGCGCATCTCATTCCAATTTTGTTCTCTTTCATTTCTATTTTGTTGCACATGGATTATTTTACCTGAGAacttgcttcattataactcatCTTACTTGCAAATTTATTCGTTCACGCTATTTAGTACTCATGGTTTTTCAAAAGTATTACTCCTGCTGTTGTTCCCAGCAGCAAATCATCTCTCTCATCTTTCAATTATCAAATCATACGTTtccttttattctttttgtCACTCTTATTTCATTTTTCACACAATGTTGCAGGCATTTTATCACCATTCTTAACGCAAAAGTCATGCACTATATGACACACACTTCACATAACTAATACAGACGTTATCAATTTATATGTTACATTTCATTTAGTTTTACTTCTGTTAATTATTTGATTACATGATTTTCTTACTTTGTCCCACGACTTAGCAAGTAAACGCAACACTTTGACTTTTCAACTATAGTAATTAAACATTGATTTCAAATCACCGTGCATCTTGTTCTCTCAAatacttattttttatttagcaAACGTAATTATGCATACTACAACCACCTGACGCCTATATGCATTAAACCAATACACATACGCACACATGCCTCATTAATTTTAACACATCAGCTTGTTTAGCTATCTTATCTCTATGTCATTACTCATTTAACTACTTTTTCattgtcacaccccaaacccgagaccaatattatattgaaatatgatacccgaattcgtgatgtgggttgtttcaaacaaaacttcctcaaagaataaattaaagtaagagaatttgtaaataagtctgaatagtgcttttattaggaattgaaattattatttttacaatactgaagttgaacaaaaatatattacattatttctcttgaaatagtagtagaaaataaaacattcatttatttagagaatcaccccactttccccaagcgtctactcgttacctgaaaacaagaaggtgtagcatcatgagcaacacaagcccagtaagtacacaacttacattcttatattaatgtgtcttataagaaatcaaacttggacaaccaagttaaaatgtaccaagaaccatttataagttaatacgaattcttaaatatgtatatgtatacacacaatacacacacacatatatacaaatatattcattcgtgtgaatggtttatgagactggtaataaatcacttaatcacatctccttattgaaccaacaaatattgcagcattaatatgtgaaataaactttaagcaatacatgcttgattctcttttcacttagcatcataacatattgataaaatatatcgcagacagatatttgatcaaaataatataagtacacttctcttcttagtgaattttcggattaactggtaacaaaacacaaatccacgtgttagggtccgacgtactatacccaaaacacgggaaaaccaggttgactggtatcaaatcataaatccacgtactagggacCGACGTACTATTCCCAAAgtacgggtaagccgcagcataccaagGACACAACCAAggcatgtatactcaaagtaagcacccttcctaagagtataatagtgcactatctgtagggactagggcccaaagctaacttccacataacaccaaaacacgtttaccagtaattcacttaagcacggggtagtactaatcacccggcttcacaattgtacttctcaaacataatcaaattcacaaaatacaatctttatgaattatatatcgtaatatatatgtatatgtacgcacacatatagatacatatatttagcaataatctcatatgaaaacatatgtaacataattgtataacacaaataagtaaattcacttgcaagcaacatatataataaaataaataagcttatacataattgaaatcaagtaaaataataaagcacaaacattaaatgagtaactatacacaattaataagcttgtaaataactgaaataaagtaaaataataaagtgcaagcattaaataagtatacacaatttaacaaaattatattatagttagtatttcagttcttatgtccaaatccattgaagttcatcaaccatgttcatgattctccgattagagtcatcaaacttca harbors:
- the LOC133733712 gene encoding probable histone H2B.1, with the translated sequence MAPKAEKKPAEKKPAEEKKSTVAEKAPAEKKPKAGKKLPKEAGAAAGDKKKKRNKKSVETYKIYIFKVLKQVHPDIGISSKAMGIMNSFINDIFEKLAQESSRLARYNKKPTITSREIQTAVRLVLPGELAKHAVSEGTKAVTKFTSS